One genomic segment of Komagataella phaffii GS115 chromosome 4, complete sequence includes these proteins:
- a CDS encoding Mitochondrial serine protease — MKVGPSFFLGNIGVFGPRVMASKPFLSPAFNNAFKRITVQSSSLVTKIPKINLRNFATFNQLRMSGSSWSRGSNFSNLKTAALFSLVFCVGTTFATPYLMKYTPLAIFNKNPSLLVYSLIGINAAVFALWKAPQYWRVLSRYGLLEKDARFNKWSMIGSAFSHQDFWHIGMNMLALYSFGTTVASYVGASNFLIMYLNGAVLSSLASLAYPVLAGVSSMGASLGASGALFAILGSFSYLFPYAKILLFVFPIPGGAWIAFLASIGWNVCGCVFRWGSFDYAAHLGGSLVGIFYGWLIDQRRKEFKKNTRTVW; from the coding sequence ATGAAGGTTGGCCCTagcttttttcttggaaatattGGAGTCTTTGGACCAAGAGTTATGGCTTCTAAGCCTTTCTTATCTCCGGCTTTTAACAATGCCTTCAAAAGGATCACAGTTCAATCATCATCTCTAGTAACTAAGATACCCAAGATTAACCTTAGAAATTTCGCCACCTTCAACCAATTGAGAATGTCTGGATCTAGCTGGTCAAGAGGAAGtaacttttccaacttaAAAACAGCAGCTTTGTTCTCTTTGGTGTTCTGTGTCGGTACTACATTTGCCACTCCATATCTAATGAAGTATACCCCACTGGCGATTTTCAATAAGAACCCAAGTTTGCTTGTGTACAGTTTGATTGGAATCAATGCTGCTGTTTTTGCTCTTTGGAAGGCGCCTCAATACTGGAGGGTCCTCAGTCGTTATGgtcttttggagaaagatGCTAGGTTCAATAAATGGTCAATGATTGGATCTGCTTTTTCCCATCAAGACTTCTGGCACATTGGTATGAACATGCTAGCGTTGTACAGTTTTGGGACAACAGTAGCCAGCTATGTTGGTGCTTCCAACTTTTTAATTATGTACCTCAATGGTGCTGTTCTTTCATCACTTGCCTCATTAGCCTACCCGGTACTGGCGGGTGTTTCGTCTATGGGCGCTAGTCTCGGTGCTTCAGGTGCTTTATTTGCTATCTTGGGCTCATTTTCATATTTGTTTCCTTACGCAAAAATTCTTTTATTTGTGTTCCCTATCCCGGGTGGTGCTTGGATTGCATTCTTGGCTTCTATAGGATGGAACGTTTGTGGATGTGTGTTCAGATGGGGATCGTTTGATTATGCTGCCCATCTTGGAGGTTCCCTTGTCGGTATTTTCTATGGTTGGTTGATTGATCAACGTAGAAAggagttcaagaagaatacCAGAACTGTATGGTGA